From Salinibacterium sp. ZJ450, one genomic window encodes:
- a CDS encoding NAD(P)-dependent oxidoreductase: MNVAVVGLGNMGAAILHQVAKSGAVTGFDISGDRRRNASSIGGARLVDDLADLRNSDVVILSLPSPQISTAVVSQLMNILPDTATVIETSTVLPDDVLSMRRLVEERGGRLVDAAVFSGVAGMQAGKAKLLVGGVPDESNDPMRPVLERISTDLLFFADPGAGMAAKVINNAVAHAVMVILSEAAALADAYGIGSEPLTELLVDPEGGLIRPLNHRYRERIRNGDYEGGMPTSAALKDSRLALALAQARSVPLFAIQGSHTVYELANAAGLGSKDYASIATLWEAWLNTSFTD, encoded by the coding sequence GTGAACGTCGCCGTCGTCGGCCTCGGCAACATGGGGGCGGCAATACTCCATCAGGTCGCCAAGAGTGGCGCAGTCACCGGCTTCGATATCAGCGGCGATCGCAGACGGAACGCGTCGTCCATCGGCGGTGCGCGACTAGTCGACGACCTCGCTGACCTTCGCAACAGCGACGTCGTTATCCTGTCGCTGCCTTCCCCGCAGATTTCAACTGCCGTGGTTTCCCAGCTAATGAACATCCTTCCGGATACCGCGACCGTCATCGAAACATCGACCGTGCTTCCAGATGACGTGCTGTCCATGAGGCGCCTGGTCGAGGAGCGCGGTGGGCGCCTGGTTGACGCTGCCGTATTCTCAGGTGTCGCGGGGATGCAGGCGGGAAAAGCCAAGCTGCTCGTGGGCGGAGTGCCCGACGAGTCGAACGACCCAATGCGGCCTGTACTCGAAAGAATCTCAACGGATCTGCTGTTCTTCGCCGACCCAGGCGCCGGGATGGCTGCGAAGGTCATCAATAATGCGGTGGCGCACGCCGTCATGGTGATTCTCTCGGAGGCTGCCGCCCTCGCCGACGCGTACGGCATCGGCAGTGAGCCGCTCACTGAATTGCTCGTGGACCCCGAGGGTGGGCTGATCAGACCGTTGAACCATCGATACCGGGAGCGGATTAGAAACGGTGATTACGAGGGAGGCATGCCGACCTCCGCCGCACTGAAGGATTCTCGGCTCGCGCTCGCACTCGCGCAAGCACGGAGCGTCCCGCTGTTCGCTATTCAAGGAAGCCACACCGTCTATGAGCTCGCCAACGCTGCGGGCCTAGGAAGCAAGGACTACGCCTCCATCGCGACTCTGTGGGAAGCCTGGCTGAACACGTCTTTCACGGACTAA
- a CDS encoding universal stress protein has protein sequence MTGRVLVNVVDSAEASGRALRFAIDQASGRGLGLHIIHVIDESIVKSRKTELLQAATQRGEQVLAEATATARTAAPTLEVTSSIEQGDPMRVFTELSNDYELLVVGSDWQQHGSPSRRAVEALRIAAASDSPVAVIPDMDLTGRSGIVVGVDGSENSAHALQFAAAEAARTGQPLIAVHAWTLPVVPGAEFIDSASFYDDLSRDAADTLENALEEVRAEYPKLTVQPVCFDGDATLALATEAERGTLVVVGSHGRSGVARLMLGSVSHGLLARLAAPTVIVR, from the coding sequence GTGACGGGACGAGTGCTGGTCAATGTTGTCGATTCGGCCGAGGCAAGCGGGCGGGCGCTGCGCTTCGCGATCGACCAGGCGTCGGGCCGCGGGCTCGGTCTGCACATCATCCACGTGATCGACGAGTCGATCGTCAAGAGCCGCAAGACCGAGCTGCTGCAGGCGGCGACGCAGCGTGGCGAGCAGGTGCTCGCCGAGGCGACCGCCACTGCGCGCACCGCCGCCCCGACGCTGGAGGTGACCTCGAGCATCGAGCAGGGCGACCCGATGCGGGTGTTCACGGAGCTCTCGAACGACTACGAGCTGCTGGTGGTCGGCAGTGACTGGCAGCAGCACGGCAGCCCCAGCCGGCGCGCGGTGGAGGCGCTGCGAATCGCCGCCGCGAGCGACTCGCCGGTAGCCGTCATCCCGGACATGGATCTGACCGGTCGGAGCGGGATTGTGGTCGGCGTCGACGGGTCGGAGAACTCCGCGCACGCGCTGCAGTTCGCGGCCGCGGAGGCGGCGCGCACCGGCCAGCCGCTGATCGCCGTGCACGCCTGGACGCTGCCGGTGGTTCCCGGGGCCGAGTTCATCGATTCCGCCAGCTTCTACGATGATCTGAGTCGCGATGCCGCGGACACCCTCGAGAACGCGCTGGAGGAGGTGCGCGCGGAGTACCCGAAGCTCACCGTGCAGCCGGTCTGCTTCGACGGTGACGCCACCCTGGCGCTGGCCACCGAGGCCGAGCGGGGCACCCTGGTGGTGGTGGGCAGTCACGGCCGCAGCGGGGTCGCCCGGCTGATGCTCGGCTCGGTGAGCCATGGGCTGCTGGCGCGGTTGGCGGCACCGACGGTGATTGTGCGCTGA
- the tcuA gene encoding FAD-dependent tricarballylate dehydrogenase TcuA produces MPNHEAQDQLTSLRPDVIVVGGGNAGFTAAHAAATRGRSVVLLEKAAEGMAGGNSFYTAGATRIVHGGLEDIRDLVDEDERHTITTLPPYSEEEYLADLEKVTEGKNDPELSAVLISESQATLRWLKDLGLRYRLMYERQAYERPDGSYLFWGGLHVGNVDGGEGLIRDHTRVANDLGIDIRYEHDVVDLLVEEGRVVGVRVDSNDGSGIELRADSVILAAGGFEANAELRERYLGDGWAKAKVRGTPYNTGRMLEAALDIGAVRGGDWHSCHSVQWDAFTPTNESNRELTNRLTRQSYPLGIIVNLDGQRFLDEGADFRNYTYAKYGKEILKQRGSVAYQVFDAGLRPMLRVEEYDMPGVSVEVADTIEELASKIDVNPEALARTVRDFNSSIDRSVPFDPTVKDGRSANIAPRKSNWASPIESGPFYAFAVTCGITFTFGGLKSDEHGRVVDAKNLPIPGLFVCGEMLGGLFSNNYPGGTGLAAGMVFGRRAGSLA; encoded by the coding sequence ATGCCAAATCATGAAGCACAGGACCAACTGACCAGCTTGCGTCCCGACGTCATAGTGGTCGGTGGTGGCAACGCGGGATTCACAGCCGCGCATGCAGCCGCTACCCGGGGTCGCTCCGTCGTCCTCTTGGAGAAAGCCGCGGAAGGGATGGCTGGAGGAAATAGCTTTTACACCGCCGGCGCAACCCGCATCGTGCACGGCGGCCTGGAAGACATCCGCGACCTCGTTGATGAGGACGAGCGCCACACAATCACGACGCTGCCCCCGTACTCCGAAGAGGAGTACCTCGCCGACCTCGAAAAGGTCACCGAGGGCAAGAACGACCCGGAACTGTCAGCCGTCCTGATTAGCGAGAGCCAGGCCACTCTTCGTTGGCTGAAGGACCTCGGGTTGAGGTACCGGCTCATGTACGAGCGTCAGGCGTACGAGCGGCCGGACGGTAGCTACCTGTTCTGGGGCGGGCTCCACGTGGGCAACGTTGACGGCGGGGAAGGCCTGATCCGGGACCACACTCGGGTAGCTAACGACTTGGGCATCGACATTCGTTACGAACATGACGTGGTCGACCTCCTCGTTGAGGAGGGACGAGTAGTTGGAGTACGGGTTGACTCGAACGACGGCAGCGGGATTGAGTTGCGAGCCGATTCGGTGATTCTCGCTGCAGGAGGCTTCGAAGCCAATGCGGAGTTGCGCGAGCGTTATCTCGGGGATGGGTGGGCCAAGGCGAAGGTGCGGGGAACGCCGTACAACACTGGTCGAATGTTGGAAGCGGCGCTTGATATCGGTGCGGTGCGCGGCGGCGACTGGCATTCCTGCCACAGCGTGCAGTGGGATGCGTTCACGCCGACCAATGAGAGCAACCGCGAGCTCACCAACCGGTTGACTCGGCAGAGCTATCCGCTCGGCATCATCGTCAACCTTGACGGGCAGCGGTTCCTCGACGAGGGGGCCGATTTCCGCAACTACACGTATGCGAAGTACGGCAAGGAGATTCTGAAGCAAAGGGGCTCTGTCGCGTATCAGGTCTTTGACGCCGGGCTTCGCCCGATGCTGCGGGTGGAAGAATACGACATGCCCGGCGTCTCGGTAGAGGTTGCTGACACCATCGAAGAACTGGCGTCAAAGATTGACGTGAACCCGGAAGCCCTAGCGCGGACGGTTCGAGACTTCAATTCGTCCATCGACCGCAGCGTACCCTTCGACCCAACGGTGAAAGACGGTCGATCAGCAAACATCGCACCACGTAAGAGCAACTGGGCGTCCCCCATCGAGAGCGGCCCGTTCTATGCGTTCGCGGTTACGTGCGGCATCACTTTCACTTTCGGAGGGCTCAAGTCCGATGAGCACGGTCGAGTGGTCGACGCTAAGAACTTGCCGATTCCGGGACTTTTCGTCTGCGGCGAAATGCTCGGGGGACTGTTCAGTAACAACTACCCGGGCGGGACCGGTCTCGCGGCCGGTATGGTGTTCGGCCGTCGGGCCGGATCGCTAGCATAG
- a CDS encoding aldehyde dehydrogenase, protein MQTSMLIGGSRRDGSRPQLSVVNPYTTAEIATIPNASADEVTEAVGVAQDAFDTVWSRTSGHRRAELLHNLARLFRENAESLGRLESSDNGKLVAETVNQARFAARNYDFFAGYADKLWGRAIPLDDPRYLDYTRREPIGVAGVITAWNSPMQLLANKLAPALACGNTVVIKPSEHASLSTLALVDLVEKAGFPDGVINVVTGGGDVGHALVSDPRLGHVSFTGSLETGKRIVATASGMNMVPVTLELGGKSPNIVFADADIDRAVAGALMGIFSAGGQTCIAGSRLLVEDSIYDEFTHRVAERAERIRLGDPFDPSTQMGPLANEPQRDRVNAFISRARDEGAVQKSGMGRRTDGLPGFFVAPTVFSDVDPGSQLASEEVFGPVLAVTRFANEADAVRLANSSEFGLASGIWTKDLGRAHRVAAELKAGTVWVNTYRVSAPQAPFGGYKKSGLGRERGEEALDPYLQVKNVLIDTSNSFVDPFAVSEDPNE, encoded by the coding sequence ATGCAAACATCCATGCTGATAGGCGGCAGTCGCCGTGATGGTTCCCGCCCTCAATTGAGCGTCGTGAACCCTTACACCACTGCAGAGATAGCAACGATTCCGAATGCGAGCGCCGATGAGGTGACCGAGGCAGTCGGGGTCGCACAGGACGCGTTCGACACCGTGTGGTCACGGACATCCGGTCATCGGCGCGCTGAGCTGCTGCACAATCTGGCACGGCTTTTTCGCGAGAACGCTGAGTCGCTCGGACGCCTCGAATCCTCTGACAACGGAAAGCTTGTTGCGGAGACAGTGAACCAGGCGCGGTTTGCCGCCCGAAACTACGATTTCTTCGCCGGTTATGCCGATAAGTTGTGGGGACGAGCGATCCCCCTCGACGATCCTCGGTATCTGGACTACACGCGCCGCGAACCGATCGGCGTGGCAGGTGTCATCACCGCATGGAATTCGCCGATGCAGTTACTGGCAAACAAGCTTGCTCCGGCTCTGGCCTGCGGGAACACCGTTGTCATCAAGCCATCCGAGCACGCGTCTCTCAGTACGTTGGCGTTGGTGGACCTCGTCGAAAAGGCGGGGTTCCCCGACGGCGTCATCAACGTCGTCACTGGAGGCGGCGACGTCGGTCATGCATTAGTCAGCGATCCCCGGCTCGGGCACGTAAGTTTTACGGGCAGCTTGGAAACCGGCAAGCGTATTGTGGCGACGGCCTCAGGAATGAACATGGTTCCCGTCACGCTCGAACTCGGCGGAAAGTCACCTAACATCGTCTTCGCCGACGCGGACATCGATAGGGCAGTCGCCGGAGCGCTGATGGGGATTTTCTCGGCCGGAGGCCAGACGTGCATCGCAGGCTCGCGACTTCTGGTTGAGGACTCAATTTACGACGAATTCACGCACCGCGTCGCTGAACGCGCAGAGCGGATTCGACTGGGCGACCCGTTCGATCCTTCCACCCAGATGGGCCCTCTCGCCAACGAGCCGCAACGCGACAGGGTGAACGCCTTCATATCTCGTGCGCGAGACGAAGGCGCCGTTCAGAAGTCGGGTATGGGGCGTCGAACGGACGGTCTGCCCGGATTCTTCGTCGCGCCTACAGTTTTCTCGGACGTCGATCCCGGGTCTCAGCTGGCCTCCGAGGAGGTATTCGGACCTGTTCTTGCCGTTACCCGGTTCGCGAACGAGGCTGACGCAGTGCGACTGGCGAACTCATCCGAATTCGGGCTGGCCTCAGGCATTTGGACGAAAGATCTCGGCCGCGCACACAGGGTCGCCGCTGAACTCAAGGCCGGCACCGTCTGGGTGAACACCTACCGCGTCTCGGCTCCACAGGCCCCGTTCGGCGGGTACAAGAAATCCGGGCTCGGCAGGGAGCGCGGAGAAGAAGCGCTCGATCCCTACCTGCAAGTGAAAAATGTCCTGATCGATACATCAAATTCTTTCGTCGACCCGTTCGCCGTGAGCGAGGACCCCAATGAGTAA
- a CDS encoding ABC transporter ATP-binding protein, with product MHIEISGLTLKYKDFVAVDDVSIEVPDGQSLVLLGESGCGKTSTMRCIAGLENPVDGRIAIGGRTVFDGAGRVNLPPNKRNVGMVFQSYAVWPNKTVFENVAFPLQRQRKSSQQIKQRVNEVLELTGLEKFSQRGASLLSGGQMQRVALARSLAMSPAIMLLDEPLSNLDAQLRERLRNELRRIQQEAGLTSVYVTHDQTEALALADNIAMMQHGRIVQYGTPTQIYDSPASASIASFMGVTNVFSLAGSTPGNTKVNGTSVNLSLDTSKLGSYKLCVRPNDISLVRPSATSADNEIRGRVVVSIFQGGYTAYEIIVSDSLSFLVNVPKTAERFSVGDTVAMVFSAKTMQLLPDE from the coding sequence ATGCACATCGAGATATCCGGCCTGACTCTCAAATACAAGGATTTCGTTGCTGTAGACGACGTGTCGATCGAGGTTCCCGATGGTCAGTCCCTTGTTCTACTGGGAGAATCCGGCTGCGGCAAGACGAGCACGATGAGATGCATCGCCGGGCTCGAGAATCCGGTTGATGGACGCATTGCCATTGGCGGACGAACAGTCTTCGATGGCGCCGGGCGCGTGAATCTCCCGCCGAACAAGCGAAACGTGGGCATGGTTTTCCAGTCCTATGCGGTGTGGCCGAATAAGACCGTGTTCGAAAACGTCGCCTTCCCGCTGCAGCGACAACGAAAGAGTTCGCAACAAATCAAGCAGCGCGTCAACGAGGTTCTCGAACTGACCGGGCTCGAAAAGTTCAGCCAGCGCGGGGCGTCACTGCTCTCTGGCGGCCAGATGCAGCGCGTCGCCCTCGCACGGAGCCTCGCAATGAGTCCGGCAATCATGCTCCTTGACGAGCCGCTGTCCAACCTCGACGCGCAACTCCGAGAGCGGCTGCGGAATGAGCTTCGGCGAATTCAGCAGGAAGCAGGGCTGACGAGCGTCTACGTGACGCACGATCAGACGGAAGCGCTCGCATTGGCCGACAACATAGCCATGATGCAACATGGGCGCATCGTGCAGTACGGCACGCCGACCCAAATCTACGATTCCCCCGCCAGTGCCTCCATCGCATCATTCATGGGTGTAACGAACGTCTTCTCCCTCGCTGGCTCCACACCTGGCAACACCAAAGTGAATGGCACAAGTGTCAACTTGAGCTTGGACACCTCGAAGCTCGGGTCCTACAAACTCTGTGTGCGGCCCAATGACATCTCACTGGTCAGACCGAGCGCGACTTCGGCGGATAACGAGATTCGGGGTCGCGTCGTGGTCTCGATATTCCAGGGTGGCTACACCGCCTACGAAATCATCGTGAGCGACAGCCTCAGCTTCCTCGTCAATGTGCCCAAGACCGCTGAGCGCTTCTCCGTCGGCGACACCGTCGCCATGGTGTTCTCTGCGAAGACCATGCAACTCCTCCCGGATGAGTGA
- a CDS encoding GntR family transcriptional regulator → MTQKDARTGLDGVVSYYDGRAKRGNTTDAVTDAVREAILDSVLPPGTWLREDAIAETLSVSRTPVREAIRRLADEGLVTRTSHQGSVVASISIEDLLAVYVVRQTLEGLAARLAAQRPTPDLLEQLTDANEQLKAAGVRGDAEGCKAANLLFHRRLRDYVANPYLQRFGTQLDHMIRRFHGTTFSQQGRSEEGAAEHDAIIAAIAARDPSAAEAAAKLHMKNARNIRLSMLID, encoded by the coding sequence TTGACTCAGAAAGATGCGAGGACTGGTCTCGACGGCGTCGTTTCCTATTACGACGGTCGTGCAAAGCGGGGCAACACGACCGACGCAGTTACAGATGCGGTCAGGGAAGCCATCCTCGATTCAGTTCTGCCGCCGGGCACCTGGTTGCGTGAGGATGCCATCGCGGAGACGCTCTCGGTAAGCCGCACGCCTGTCAGAGAGGCGATCCGCAGGCTGGCAGACGAAGGCCTGGTCACCCGGACGAGCCATCAAGGTTCGGTCGTCGCGTCGATTTCGATCGAAGACTTGCTCGCTGTGTATGTCGTGCGGCAAACCCTAGAAGGGCTGGCCGCACGGCTAGCTGCTCAGCGCCCCACACCCGATCTACTTGAACAATTGACGGATGCGAACGAACAGCTCAAAGCCGCGGGAGTTCGAGGTGATGCGGAAGGGTGCAAGGCCGCGAACCTTCTGTTCCACAGGCGGTTACGCGACTATGTTGCAAATCCGTACCTCCAGCGCTTTGGTACGCAGCTCGACCATATGATTCGCCGATTTCATGGCACTACTTTCTCTCAGCAGGGGCGCTCCGAGGAGGGTGCGGCGGAACACGATGCGATCATCGCCGCGATCGCGGCTCGCGACCCATCGGCGGCGGAAGCGGCTGCAAAGCTGCACATGAAAAACGCAAGAAATATTCGCCTAAGCATGCTCATTGATTGA
- a CDS encoding ABC transporter substrate-binding protein, producing MSLIAAGSLVLAGCSGGDVAQEVNTDESGALVVGGQTIADRELFEAAQEEDSFVLYSGSGERGEQLLLDQFAEDTGITGKLIRVVPNRLTERILSEHGAGHLGADVIRIDGWDLVDQLSTAGVFTPHTPPSELEVPEAAIYEDGAYFTAYNRAYIMAYNNQLVEEEEAPTSWEDLLKVESTGVTQVAAAGSTQLLVRFQFAELGEEWVAKQAATQPRVFDSVSPLTDSMARGEITAGPVVTTVGQTAVDSGAPLSLVAPEEGFPVNEYIFGMADGGSSPSAAEVFTNWTLSEAGQAAAVAIGDYPINAEVGIPKVTGVEMPPLDSPKVFRVSREEYMANFEADGNLWEELFGY from the coding sequence GTGTCCCTCATCGCAGCCGGAAGCCTCGTCCTGGCCGGCTGTAGCGGCGGCGACGTCGCGCAGGAGGTCAACACGGATGAATCTGGCGCCCTCGTTGTGGGAGGGCAAACGATTGCGGACCGGGAGCTGTTCGAAGCTGCACAGGAAGAAGACTCCTTCGTTCTCTACAGTGGCAGCGGGGAACGCGGAGAGCAGCTCCTTCTAGACCAGTTCGCGGAGGACACCGGTATCACCGGAAAACTCATCCGAGTCGTTCCGAATAGGCTCACAGAGCGCATTCTCAGCGAGCACGGTGCTGGCCACCTCGGTGCCGATGTCATCCGAATTGACGGATGGGATCTCGTCGACCAGTTGTCCACTGCAGGGGTCTTCACGCCGCACACGCCGCCGAGCGAGCTCGAAGTGCCAGAGGCGGCAATCTACGAAGACGGCGCTTACTTCACCGCCTACAACCGCGCGTACATCATGGCCTACAACAATCAGCTCGTCGAAGAAGAAGAAGCTCCCACCTCGTGGGAGGACCTGCTGAAGGTTGAGTCCACGGGCGTGACTCAGGTCGCCGCAGCGGGATCGACGCAGCTGCTGGTGCGTTTTCAGTTCGCCGAGCTCGGTGAAGAGTGGGTCGCCAAGCAGGCCGCAACACAGCCTAGGGTTTTCGACTCCGTGTCGCCGTTGACCGACTCAATGGCACGGGGTGAGATCACCGCCGGACCGGTCGTTACGACTGTCGGACAGACGGCCGTGGACTCCGGAGCGCCGCTGTCGCTGGTAGCTCCCGAAGAGGGCTTCCCTGTGAACGAGTACATCTTCGGAATGGCCGACGGCGGAAGCAGCCCCAGCGCCGCCGAGGTGTTCACGAACTGGACGCTTTCCGAAGCGGGGCAGGCTGCCGCGGTAGCGATCGGGGACTATCCCATCAACGCCGAGGTCGGCATCCCGAAGGTTACAGGCGTCGAAATGCCGCCGCTTGACAGTCCGAAGGTGTTCCGCGTCAGCCGTGAGGAGTACATGGCGAACTTCGAGGCCGACGGCAACTTGTGGGAAGAGCTGTTCGGCTACTGA
- a CDS encoding iron ABC transporter permease — protein sequence MRRPSASILLVIAALLILVILVGLPILLVAFAAVSNTLPRPGNISLGNIDFGALGAVLSGKTLGAAGNSLLAATGACLLALLIGASLALLLARTNIRGKPFLYLVGLSPMFLPSFVAALAWSVLAGPSGLLNALLGDLGLPPLVNVYSMPGLIFILGIYYSPYVFLMVHSALVLMNPDLEEAALVHGATLRTTIRKVTLSLMTPAILGSMILVFTLSVENFPVSQFIATPAGIDTLPTFIYRLMSSSPVRGNEAAAVAVLLIAIVGVVVLLQRRYLARRSYATVGGKGLKAKEMSLGKWRPFVFALVLGYFIVSMVLPLAALLVISVYSSPYISSIVGMAEFGEFSFENLINLVTDRMVIDGAINSAIVSVGAAAIGTALCFVFAYLVYRTKTRGRMLIEYVSMAPLAVPAIVLGLGLLWTWLLLPVPIYGTLAVLVVAFLAAQMPQGFRGISSSILQFNPDLEDTAVMHGSSRTGAVTRITAPLLKVGVASTFVLLLMLSMRELTVPLFLYTTDTRLLSIVIFDNYENGAFQQAAGIGLIYTVLIAVLALVSSKLGSRDFGK from the coding sequence ATGAGACGACCTTCGGCGTCCATTCTCCTGGTGATCGCGGCTCTGCTCATCCTGGTCATTCTGGTTGGGCTCCCGATCCTGCTCGTCGCGTTCGCTGCCGTGTCGAACACACTCCCCCGACCGGGCAACATCAGCCTCGGAAATATCGATTTCGGGGCGCTCGGCGCTGTGCTCTCGGGGAAGACTCTGGGCGCGGCCGGAAACTCTCTGCTCGCGGCGACCGGCGCGTGCCTCCTCGCGCTCCTCATCGGGGCGAGTCTCGCGTTGCTGCTCGCGCGAACGAACATCCGAGGCAAACCTTTCCTGTACCTCGTCGGCCTGAGCCCGATGTTCCTTCCGTCGTTCGTTGCCGCTCTCGCCTGGTCCGTGCTCGCCGGGCCATCCGGCCTCTTGAACGCGCTACTTGGCGACCTTGGGCTTCCGCCGCTAGTCAACGTCTACAGCATGCCCGGCTTGATCTTCATTCTCGGCATCTACTACTCGCCATACGTCTTCCTGATGGTGCACTCGGCCCTGGTGTTGATGAACCCGGATCTCGAGGAAGCGGCCCTTGTGCACGGCGCAACCTTGCGAACAACGATTCGCAAGGTCACGCTCTCGCTGATGACCCCGGCGATCCTCGGATCTATGATCCTCGTCTTCACCTTGTCGGTTGAGAACTTCCCCGTCAGCCAGTTCATCGCGACTCCGGCCGGTATCGACACCCTCCCGACGTTCATCTACCGCCTGATGAGCTCCTCGCCTGTGCGTGGAAACGAGGCAGCGGCAGTCGCGGTCCTCCTCATCGCGATTGTCGGCGTCGTGGTGCTACTGCAGCGTCGATATCTTGCCCGGCGGTCATATGCGACAGTTGGCGGCAAAGGCCTCAAGGCCAAGGAAATGAGCCTTGGCAAATGGCGTCCATTCGTGTTCGCCCTCGTGCTCGGGTACTTCATCGTCTCGATGGTGCTTCCGCTGGCGGCCCTGCTGGTCATCTCGGTGTACTCGTCCCCCTACATCAGCAGCATCGTCGGGATGGCAGAGTTCGGAGAGTTTTCTTTTGAAAACCTGATCAACTTGGTCACCGATCGGATGGTCATCGACGGCGCCATCAACAGCGCCATCGTGTCCGTCGGGGCCGCCGCGATCGGCACGGCTCTGTGTTTCGTCTTCGCGTATTTGGTGTACAGAACCAAGACTCGGGGCCGCATGCTCATCGAATACGTCTCGATGGCGCCTCTCGCCGTTCCAGCGATCGTGCTCGGGCTCGGCCTCCTATGGACCTGGCTCCTCTTGCCCGTTCCCATCTACGGAACACTGGCCGTTCTCGTCGTTGCGTTCCTGGCGGCGCAGATGCCGCAGGGTTTCCGAGGAATTTCGTCCTCGATCCTGCAATTCAATCCCGATCTCGAAGACACTGCGGTGATGCACGGCTCCAGTCGCACCGGCGCCGTCACCCGCATCACCGCTCCGCTGCTGAAGGTGGGTGTCGCCTCGACATTCGTCCTTCTTCTCATGCTGAGCATGCGGGAACTCACGGTTCCCCTCTTCTTGTACACCACCGATACTCGCCTGCTTTCGATCGTGATTTTCGACAACTACGAAAATGGCGCTTTCCAGCAGGCCGCCGGCATCGGCCTCATCTACACCGTCCTAATCGCCGTGTTGGCTCTCGTGTCAAGCAAGTTGGGCTCGCGCGACTTCGGCAAATGA